The genome window CAATTATGACGAAGGTTCCCCAAAGGCATTTAAAGAATTAACCAATCACAGAGACCAACTCAGTggtaggtttaaaaatttatctgataccaaattattttgtcaagtaattttgtttatattaaaaaaaaaaaaaagttaaaaagtgcAATcactttatattcattatatagAAACTATTAGGTTTACCTAATAACCTAgttaatacttaaaatattaacTAGCTCAAGACATCAATTTATACTTAATAAATATGTCCATTAAATGGTTACGACGCGCAGAGTCCTTctgacataaataaattaacacCATAATATTTCCAGATCATCAACTGAATACCAAGCCAAACAGGTAACCTTAAACTTATATACTGCTTAATAATAATACTGATTAACACCAAATAATTAGTAAAACTCAAACAAAACGGTACTGATTTGTAgttcaaagtccaaaaaacggAAGGATTGTAAGAAAATgaatctaacggaaattagaaagTGGGAAACTCCAAGAAAATGTCAAGGGCCAAAAGAAAACCAAGAAACTCAATCTTTAGATTTTACAATTATGTCATATAATGTACTAGCTCAAGGATATATCGAAACAATGCCGTATTTGTACCATAATTGTaacgaagaaaatttaaaatggccagataggaaaaaaagactttttaaccAATTCAAAATGTCAAATGCAGATATTGTATGCTTACAGGAAGTGGATACTAACTACTATTATAATACCTACTTATCGTATTTTCAATCTCAGGGGTATGACGGAGTGTTTAAACAAAAAACCCAAGAAAAGATTGATGGGTGTGCcaccttttttaaaaaatgtaaatttagtCTAAAAGAAAATCATTCCTTAGAAATGCTAAAGAATGGAATAGATTTACTTAATCGAGATAACATTGCACTTATTTCTATTCTCACCCCATTTAAGAACCCGGATAAACAGATATGCATTGTAAACACACATTTGTTATACAATCGCAAAAGAGAAGATGTGCGTTTAGCCCAACTCCAAGTACTTCTAGCAGAAATTAACCGCGTTGTTTGCAAAATAACTAACGACCCTCCAGTTATCCTT of Artemia franciscana unplaced genomic scaffold, ASM3288406v1 Scaffold_4766, whole genome shotgun sequence contains these proteins:
- the LOC136043347 gene encoding protein angel homolog 2-like — its product is MNLTEIRKWETPRKCQGPKENQETQSLDFTIMSYNVLAQGYIETMPYLYHNCNEENLKWPDRKKRLFNQFKMSNADIVCLQEVDTNYYYNTYLSYFQSQGYDGVFKQKTQEKIDGCATFFKKCKFSLKENHSLEMLKNGIDLLNRDNIALISILTPFKNPDKQICIVNTHLLYNRKREDVRLAQLQVLLAEINRVVCKITNDPPVILCGDLNFTPSSKLYSFLSQGRLKYEHLDIKKLTNCGSQKIGKTFLPKELYISDSCQYLQEIKRDNCIEEEFFSSGTLTHKFAFKSVYNSDEFPKVRLNSICHNLVDYILYSNIDEKFNKHEKQELILLERLRLPTYKDCLKIGPLPNNLNGSDHYYLEARFRWNCV